From the Nodularia sp. NIES-3585 genome, one window contains:
- a CDS encoding NAD(P)/FAD-dependent oxidoreductase codes for MTDIAIIGAGMAGLVCAQRLTQAGYSVLVVEKSRGLGGRLATRRLYGTWADHGACYLKPKGELFRNFVQLLCDRHILEVWADATQANSEPRYIAPAGMSAIAKFLAPGLQIELNQRVTAIHPTPQNSWCLTLETNAELTAKALVLAIPAPQALTLLAPLGADVLGREFIDNLSSVEFYPSVSAIAGYSATSAALPSWKDRKFTDDPVLGWIGLDSSKRPHPQQPVFVLQSSAKFAQLHLETPDLQPVGKDMLQTAAQRLALPWLEQPEWMQVHRWRYAFPSRPWKNPVLSATSAIPLVCCGDWCGGYLAEDAMISGLAASGEINHYLRQLPLPNMDFLKFFT; via the coding sequence ATGACTGATATTGCAATAATTGGTGCCGGAATGGCGGGTTTAGTCTGCGCCCAAAGGTTAACTCAAGCTGGATATTCGGTGTTGGTGGTGGAAAAGTCCCGTGGTTTAGGGGGACGACTGGCTACACGCCGATTATATGGAACTTGGGCAGATCATGGGGCGTGTTATTTAAAGCCTAAAGGTGAATTATTCCGAAATTTTGTGCAATTGTTATGCGATCGCCATATCCTAGAAGTGTGGGCAGATGCGACTCAAGCCAATTCAGAACCCCGTTATATTGCACCTGCGGGAATGAGTGCGATCGCTAAATTTCTCGCCCCAGGGTTACAAATCGAACTGAATCAACGTGTCACAGCTATTCACCCCACTCCCCAAAATAGTTGGTGTCTGACTCTTGAAACTAACGCAGAATTAACAGCTAAAGCCTTAGTTTTAGCCATTCCAGCGCCCCAAGCTTTGACACTGTTAGCACCATTGGGCGCAGATGTATTAGGTAGAGAATTTATCGACAATTTGAGTTCTGTAGAATTTTATCCTTCTGTGAGTGCGATCGCTGGATATTCTGCCACATCCGCAGCACTACCATCTTGGAAAGACCGAAAATTTACAGATGATCCTGTTCTAGGATGGATTGGTTTAGATAGTAGCAAACGTCCCCATCCTCAGCAACCTGTATTTGTCTTGCAAAGTAGCGCTAAATTTGCCCAACTGCATTTAGAAACCCCAGATTTACAACCAGTGGGAAAAGATATGTTGCAAACAGCCGCCCAGAGGTTAGCGCTTCCCTGGCTAGAACAACCAGAGTGGATGCAAGTACATCGCTGGCGTTACGCTTTTCCTAGTCGTCCCTGGAAAAATCCGGTATTATCTGCCACTTCTGCCATACCTTTAGTATGTTGTGGTGATTGGTGTGGTGGCTATCTTGCTGAAGACGCAATGATTTCTGGACTGGCTGCATCTGGGGAAATTAATCATTACCTGCGTCAGTTACCTCTACCTAATATGGATTTTTTGAAATTCTTTACCTAA
- a CDS encoding EndoU domain-containing protein, with translation MPKFASSLKIAGGAVFLVCFFAFRAVSATISETFESGQKGAYAAADTTLSTGTWNLNDALIGNLSSDVKNGSQSVRVRYNGKVTMKFDRTTGAGTISIKHAKYGNDASTTWGLWCSTNSGTSWTPVGSIITTSSKSLQTATFTPNLSGIVRCEIRKTDGTSNRTNIDDFVITDYGSSSSPSLPAGSVPFFDNINNPVSGLAYGSPSDVTPVVPTLNNFDRAVTDLCGQPGTVVSTSNFQAMMNNNPTVLANIKQYVGGYLIPGRTSNADFLVDLTNVWFNVDGFEHIFCGEPVAGGSIGGLHFVGRYIELQEKGLAGRLDNNLSREEVVPNTIYTMGVVMKVGSSTSQSPIKGYPYTLSAEELLSIAALAYKNNPNTSSTNTVCHWSVTDEGRTFKAVFVRRSGGIRTFYPDATPGSNPNCVQ, from the coding sequence ATGCCTAAATTTGCCTCATCTTTAAAGATAGCAGGAGGAGCCGTCTTCCTAGTTTGCTTTTTTGCTTTTCGAGCAGTTAGTGCCACTATTTCCGAAACATTTGAGTCCGGTCAAAAAGGAGCTTATGCGGCGGCTGATACTACTTTGAGTACAGGTACTTGGAATTTGAATGATGCTTTAATTGGTAATTTATCAAGCGATGTCAAAAACGGGTCACAATCTGTCCGCGTTCGCTATAATGGCAAAGTGACAATGAAATTTGATCGTACTACAGGCGCTGGTACAATTAGCATCAAACACGCCAAGTATGGTAATGATGCTAGTACAACTTGGGGATTATGGTGTTCGACCAATAGCGGCACTTCATGGACACCTGTGGGTTCAATCATTACTACAAGCTCAAAATCGCTACAAACCGCAACCTTCACCCCTAATCTATCTGGTATAGTTCGCTGTGAAATCCGCAAAACTGATGGAACTTCCAACAGAACTAACATTGACGATTTTGTGATTACCGATTATGGTTCTTCAAGTTCTCCGTCTCTACCTGCTGGTTCTGTGCCATTCTTTGACAATATCAACAATCCTGTCTCTGGATTAGCATACGGTAGCCCATCTGATGTTACTCCCGTTGTGCCAACTTTGAACAACTTTGACAGGGCAGTCACTGATCTTTGCGGACAACCTGGCACAGTTGTTAGTACGTCTAACTTCCAGGCGATGATGAATAACAATCCTACTGTTTTGGCAAATATTAAGCAATATGTGGGAGGATATCTGATTCCGGGTCGTACTTCCAATGCAGATTTCTTAGTTGACTTGACTAACGTCTGGTTTAACGTTGATGGTTTTGAACATATTTTTTGTGGAGAACCAGTTGCAGGAGGTTCGATAGGTGGATTGCACTTTGTTGGTCGTTATATAGAACTTCAAGAAAAGGGGTTAGCTGGACGACTAGATAATAATCTATCTAGGGAAGAGGTAGTTCCCAACACAATTTATACGATGGGTGTTGTGATGAAAGTAGGCAGTAGTACTTCTCAATCTCCTATTAAAGGCTATCCCTATACTCTTAGTGCTGAAGAACTTCTTTCAATCGCAGCTTTAGCCTACAAGAATAACCCTAATACTAGTTCCACTAACACTGTTTGTCATTGGAGTGTAACTGATGAGGGTAGAACTTTTAAAGCAGTGTTTGTCAGGAGAAGTGGTGGTATCCGCACTTTTTATCCTGATGCTACTCCTGGTAGTAACCCCAACTGTGTACAGTAA
- the cmr1 gene encoding type III-B CRISPR module RAMP protein Cmr1, with translation MEVNIKTCTPIWTGGVEAGKCDSASADLSVRIHETGLLGSLRWWMEVLVRGFEGQVCDPTEQKCSYDSKKPNN, from the coding sequence ATGGAAGTAAACATTAAGACTTGTACTCCCATCTGGACAGGTGGTGTTGAGGCGGGGAAGTGCGATAGCGCAAGCGCTGACTTGTCAGTTCGCATTCACGAAACCGGACTCCTCGGTAGTCTACGTTGGTGGATGGAAGTCTTGGTACGCGGTTTTGAGGGTCAGGTGTGCGATCCTACCGAGCAGAAATGCTCATACGATTCTAAAAAGCCCAACAATTGA
- the dnaK gene encoding molecular chaperone DnaK → MGKVVGIDLGTTNSVVAVMEGGKPVVIANAEGMRTTPSVVGFSKEGERVVGQMARRQTVLNPQNTFFAVKRFIGRQYGELSPESKRVPYTIRKDELGNIKIPCPRLKKDFAPEEISAMVMKKLAEDANRYLGEPVTGAVITVPAYFNDSQRQATRDAGRIAGLEVLRILNEPTAASLAYGLDRGTTETILVFDLGGGTFDVSILEVGDGIFEVKATSGDTQLGGNDFDKQIVDWLADQFLETEGVDLRRERQSLQRLMEAAEKAKIELSAVSVTEINLPFITATADGPKHLETRLTRSQFEGLCIDLIGRIRTPVKRALKDSGLSPVDIEEVVLVGGSTRMPIVKQLVRDLIGIEPNENVNPDEVVAIGAAIQAGILAGELKDVLLLDVTPLSLGLETIGGVMKKLIPRNTTIPVRRSDIFSTSENNQNTVEIHVVQGEREMASNNKSLGRFKLYGIPPAPRGIPQVQVSFDIDANGILQVTAVDRTTGREQSITVQGASTLSESEVNRMIQDAQKYADVDRERKERVEKRTRSEALILQAERQLREVALEFGMQFARNRRQRIDGICRELRESLQENEDRGIDQAYADLQDALYELNREVREYYAEDEDEDLFGTIRDIFTGGDKEKERDRDFSRDPYRERDSRDPYGRDYNRDYDRDYGRDSRYPAYDDKRSTRKSPRPTYQDNWDDDDDWL, encoded by the coding sequence ATGGGCAAGGTAGTCGGCATCGACTTGGGTACAACCAACTCAGTAGTCGCCGTAATGGAGGGTGGCAAGCCGGTGGTGATTGCCAATGCAGAAGGAATGCGAACAACCCCCTCTGTTGTTGGCTTCAGCAAAGAGGGCGAAAGGGTGGTTGGTCAAATGGCCAGACGGCAAACCGTTCTCAACCCACAAAATACATTTTTTGCCGTAAAACGCTTTATTGGGCGGCAGTATGGTGAACTCAGCCCAGAATCTAAGCGTGTACCTTATACTATCCGCAAAGACGAATTAGGTAATATTAAAATTCCCTGTCCCCGTCTCAAAAAGGATTTCGCCCCCGAAGAAATTTCGGCAATGGTGATGAAAAAATTGGCAGAAGATGCTAATCGCTATTTGGGTGAACCTGTGACAGGGGCAGTAATTACAGTTCCCGCTTATTTTAATGATTCCCAGAGACAGGCGACCCGCGATGCTGGCAGAATTGCCGGTTTAGAAGTGTTGCGGATTCTCAATGAACCTACAGCCGCATCCTTGGCTTATGGATTAGATAGGGGTACGACTGAAACTATCCTCGTCTTTGACTTGGGTGGTGGTACTTTTGACGTTTCCATTTTGGAAGTCGGCGATGGCATTTTTGAAGTTAAAGCTACCAGTGGAGATACTCAACTAGGTGGTAATGACTTTGATAAACAAATAGTCGATTGGTTAGCAGACCAATTTCTAGAAACTGAAGGGGTAGACCTAAGACGTGAGAGACAATCTCTACAACGCCTCATGGAAGCTGCGGAAAAGGCGAAAATTGAACTTTCGGCAGTCAGCGTCACCGAGATTAACTTACCTTTCATCACAGCCACGGCAGATGGACCGAAACATCTAGAAACTCGCCTGACACGTTCTCAATTTGAAGGTTTGTGTATTGACTTGATCGGGCGTATCCGGACACCAGTCAAACGCGCACTCAAAGATTCTGGACTCTCACCCGTAGATATTGAAGAAGTGGTGCTAGTTGGTGGTTCTACACGGATGCCCATAGTCAAGCAGTTAGTGCGAGACTTAATTGGCATAGAACCCAACGAAAATGTCAATCCCGATGAGGTTGTAGCCATAGGCGCTGCCATTCAGGCAGGTATTTTGGCGGGTGAACTCAAAGATGTGCTGCTTTTGGATGTGACACCATTATCTTTGGGATTAGAAACCATTGGTGGCGTGATGAAAAAACTGATTCCCCGCAATACTACGATCCCAGTGCGCCGTTCTGATATTTTTTCTACGTCAGAAAATAACCAAAACACTGTGGAAATTCACGTAGTCCAGGGTGAACGGGAAATGGCATCAAATAACAAGTCCCTGGGACGTTTTAAGCTTTATGGCATCCCGCCAGCCCCACGAGGTATTCCCCAAGTTCAGGTATCTTTTGATATTGATGCTAACGGAATTTTGCAGGTAACAGCCGTAGATAGAACTACCGGAAGAGAACAAAGCATCACAGTTCAAGGCGCTTCGACTTTGAGTGAATCCGAAGTAAATCGGATGATTCAAGATGCTCAAAAATATGCCGATGTTGACCGAGAACGCAAAGAAAGAGTAGAAAAACGGACTCGTTCTGAGGCTTTAATTTTACAAGCAGAACGGCAACTCAGAGAAGTGGCATTAGAATTTGGGATGCAGTTTGCCCGCAACCGCCGCCAACGAATTGATGGTATTTGTCGAGAACTGCGGGAAAGTCTCCAGGAAAATGAAGACCGGGGCATTGATCAAGCCTACGCTGATTTACAAGATGCTTTGTATGAACTGAACAGAGAAGTCCGTGAGTATTATGCTGAGGACGAAGACGAGGACTTGTTTGGGACGATTCGGGACATTTTTACAGGTGGCGACAAGGAAAAGGAACGCGATCGCGATTTTTCCCGTGATCCATATCGAGAACGTGATTCCCGTGATCCCTATGGCAGGGATTACAACAGAGACTACGATAGGGATTACGGCAGAGATAGCCGTTACCCTGCCTACGACGACAAGCGTTCTACTCGCAAATCCCCTCGACCAACCTACCAGGATAATTGGGATGATGATGATGATTGGTTGTAG
- a CDS encoding YaaW family protein has product MDELRAVLELATEEELQDLTAILFSRKFNPLDYVHTPEPIEVQSQNHKAWLDTLENRFRFLAADGITVLRGRTSQITYRQALIQVCKYLKIPYSTELTTVDLEAELFLHLLGQVWKKLPENEKQKLNEQVQRQLSQSELKQPLPLLLQRDPLGLLVKGGSALAVTSILQPLVLQQIARQFAIHFAKYQVAQQTAIAGSQAAASQFKGYVALQMARRGMTMSAARYGAVRSVFTFIGPVMWTWFFADLGWRAIATNYGRIIPTIFALAQIRLTRAEYWEPA; this is encoded by the coding sequence TTGGATGAACTGAGGGCGGTACTGGAGTTAGCAACAGAAGAGGAATTACAGGATTTAACCGCAATTCTGTTTAGTCGTAAATTTAATCCCCTAGATTATGTTCATACGCCTGAACCGATTGAGGTTCAAAGCCAAAACCACAAAGCTTGGTTAGATACATTAGAAAATCGATTTCGGTTTTTAGCAGCAGATGGGATAACGGTATTGCGGGGGCGCACCAGTCAGATAACTTACCGCCAAGCATTAATTCAAGTATGTAAATATTTGAAAATTCCTTATTCTACTGAACTGACAACTGTTGATTTAGAAGCTGAATTATTTTTACATCTATTAGGGCAGGTGTGGAAAAAATTACCGGAAAATGAGAAACAAAAATTAAATGAACAGGTGCAACGTCAGTTGTCCCAGTCTGAATTAAAACAACCGTTACCACTGTTATTGCAGCGTGACCCTTTGGGATTACTGGTTAAAGGTGGTAGCGCCTTGGCGGTTACTTCTATTCTTCAGCCGTTGGTTTTGCAACAAATAGCGCGTCAATTTGCCATCCACTTTGCTAAATATCAAGTAGCTCAACAGACCGCAATTGCGGGTTCTCAAGCAGCTGCTAGCCAATTTAAAGGCTATGTAGCTCTACAAATGGCGCGACGGGGTATGACGATGAGTGCGGCTCGTTATGGGGCAGTGCGTAGCGTTTTTACCTTCATTGGGCCAGTGATGTGGACTTGGTTTTTTGCAGATTTAGGATGGAGAGCGATCGCTACTAACTATGGTCGCATCATCCCCACCATCTTTGCTCTAGCACAAATTCGTCTCACCCGTGCTGAATATTGGGAACCAGCTTGA
- a CDS encoding XcyI family restriction endonuclease: protein MPKNTNLSSLGTDVLFIPSSVQRITLYEKFKSKIIHNSYLDRTLVSFQANKQSPFSSWFKYREGFSERLVSYLLKEFKPQPGTILDPFSGSGSSLFAANALRWKTIGIEVLPVGIFATKARIMAQKIDTNALKAIILQLKQINLLDYYDERYKFQHLKITSGAFSPENEEKLVSYISFCYNHVYEEDIRNILLYAAFCILEDISYTRKDGQYLRWDNRSSRSQGKNHFNKGKILNFEDAIYQKLKQILSDLVIDSILFSSEPDISLLNNQGTTIAVIEVKGGKDPAGALERYGAAKKSFEEARRSNSEVITILVASCITDEVHTRIQNDSTISNYFNLTEILSENSRQYDQFVQEIFSLLEA from the coding sequence ATGCCGAAAAATACAAATTTATCATCACTGGGTACAGATGTACTATTTATTCCTTCTTCCGTTCAAAGAATTACTTTGTATGAAAAATTTAAATCAAAGATTATTCACAATTCCTACTTAGATAGAACATTAGTGAGTTTTCAAGCTAATAAGCAGTCTCCATTTTCTTCCTGGTTCAAGTATAGGGAAGGTTTTTCAGAACGTTTAGTATCTTATCTCTTAAAAGAATTTAAGCCGCAACCAGGTACTATTCTTGATCCATTTTCCGGTTCAGGATCATCTTTATTTGCTGCAAATGCTTTGAGGTGGAAAACTATAGGAATTGAAGTTTTACCTGTAGGAATTTTTGCCACTAAAGCCAGAATTATGGCTCAAAAGATTGATACTAACGCCTTGAAAGCTATTATTTTGCAATTAAAACAAATAAATTTATTAGACTACTATGACGAACGTTATAAATTTCAGCATCTAAAAATCACTAGTGGAGCTTTTTCTCCAGAAAATGAAGAAAAATTAGTTAGCTATATTTCTTTTTGCTATAACCATGTCTATGAAGAAGATATAAGAAATATTCTGTTATATGCTGCTTTTTGTATACTTGAAGATATTAGCTACACTAGAAAAGATGGTCAATACTTGCGATGGGATAATCGCTCAAGTCGTTCTCAAGGAAAAAATCATTTTAATAAGGGGAAAATTTTAAATTTTGAAGATGCAATTTACCAAAAATTAAAGCAAATTTTATCTGACTTAGTTATTGATTCTATACTATTTTCTAGTGAACCTGATATTTCCCTATTAAATAATCAGGGTACAACAATCGCTGTAATTGAGGTAAAAGGAGGAAAAGACCCAGCCGGTGCGCTGGAACGGTATGGGGCTGCAAAAAAATCTTTTGAGGAAGCGCGTCGCAGTAATTCCGAGGTGATAACTATTCTCGTTGCTAGTTGTATCACCGATGAAGTGCATACTCGTATTCAAAATGATTCAACGATTTCCAATTATTTTAATTTGACAGAAATACTGAGTGAGAACTCAAGACAATATGATCAGTTTGTTCAAGAAATTTTTTCACTTTTAGAAGCATGA
- a CDS encoding recombinase family protein, whose amino-acid sequence MCTSYKDTSTPTGKMILTMMAAVAELERAQITERTQGGRKAKASQGGYAYGSPAFGKSAVEGELVANDDEQQVIDIIRRHHKSGKSLRAIAQYLNENGYKSKRGKDWQHTSVKTVLDRLYPKVA is encoded by the coding sequence ATATGTACAAGTTATAAAGATACTTCTACCCCCACGGGTAAGATGATTTTAACCATGATGGCCGCAGTTGCCGAACTAGAACGCGCCCAAATTACCGAGCGTACCCAAGGGGGAAGAAAGGCGAAAGCTTCTCAAGGTGGTTATGCCTACGGTTCCCCTGCTTTTGGTAAATCAGCAGTAGAGGGTGAATTGGTAGCCAACGACGATGAACAGCAGGTGATTGATATTATCAGACGACACCATAAATCAGGGAAGTCTTTGAGGGCGATCGCGCAATATTTGAATGAGAATGGCTACAAAAGCAAGCGCGGTAAAGACTGGCAACACACCAGCGTCAAGACAGTTTTGGATCGTCTGTACCCAAAAGTTGCATGA
- a CDS encoding O-antigen ligase produces the protein MKLAFNHPNPRLQTPWNLTQIGLLIFPLSPLVGGVSILLAALRTCQQQYRSVIHSPLNRGFALLSILLIISCSVADDKTQAFLGLFNLLPFFLVFAGLSTLIQTTAQLRQIAGIFVIGSIPVVIMGFGQLFWGWSFQLQVLWILLDIGLDSGGDPPGRMASIFMHANLFAAYLAIAFTLGIALCLEEWRSRSKIPTVLLTVSVVTSFAALILTDSRNGWAIAIVACLAYALYKSWYIIIAGVGSIITSVILAAFAPSPIAEAFRRFVPAYFWARLNDQMYPDRPVALMRTTQWEFAWSLTQQQPWTGWGLRSFSDLYKAQMQINLGHPHNLFLMLSAETGLPSALLFFGCLAWIWVGGVQLLQKSDYLAKEDRLIVFSYIVVILQWAIFNTVDVTLFDFRLNTISWLFFSALWGVVYSSSRFNRYGEEFIDHR, from the coding sequence TTGAAGTTAGCGTTTAATCATCCCAACCCTCGTTTACAAACCCCTTGGAATCTTACCCAAATTGGACTCCTGATTTTTCCCTTGAGTCCTTTGGTGGGGGGTGTAAGTATCCTTTTGGCAGCATTAAGAACTTGCCAGCAACAGTACCGCAGTGTTATCCACAGTCCCCTGAACAGGGGATTTGCTCTGTTAAGTATATTACTAATTATTAGTTGTAGCGTTGCCGATGACAAAACACAGGCTTTTCTCGGCTTGTTTAATTTATTACCATTCTTTCTAGTTTTTGCTGGACTCAGCACCCTAATTCAAACAACTGCCCAATTGCGGCAAATAGCTGGAATTTTCGTCATCGGTTCTATACCAGTGGTGATTATGGGTTTTGGGCAGCTGTTTTGGGGTTGGAGTTTCCAGTTACAGGTTTTGTGGATTTTATTGGATATAGGACTCGACTCTGGAGGAGATCCACCAGGACGCATGGCTTCTATTTTCATGCACGCCAACCTGTTTGCGGCTTATTTAGCGATCGCCTTCACCCTGGGAATAGCCTTATGCTTGGAAGAATGGCGATCAAGATCGAAAATTCCCACAGTTCTTTTAACGGTATCGGTAGTTACTAGCTTTGCTGCTTTAATTTTAACTGACTCACGCAATGGATGGGCGATCGCGATCGTAGCCTGTCTAGCTTATGCCCTTTACAAAAGCTGGTATATTATTATTGCTGGTGTTGGCAGTATAATCACTAGCGTCATCTTAGCAGCTTTTGCCCCCTCACCAATTGCTGAAGCATTTCGCCGCTTTGTGCCGGCTTACTTTTGGGCGAGGTTAAATGATCAAATGTATCCAGATAGACCAGTGGCTTTAATGCGAACCACTCAATGGGAGTTTGCTTGGTCTTTGACACAGCAGCAGCCCTGGACAGGCTGGGGTTTACGCAGTTTTAGTGACCTCTACAAAGCCCAGATGCAGATTAATTTGGGTCATCCCCACAACTTATTTTTGATGCTATCGGCTGAAACTGGTTTACCGAGCGCACTTTTATTTTTTGGCTGTCTGGCTTGGATATGGGTTGGTGGTGTGCAATTGTTGCAAAAATCTGACTATCTAGCTAAGGAAGATAGATTGATAGTTTTCAGTTATATTGTTGTCATTTTACAATGGGCGATATTCAATACCGTAGATGTAACTTTATTTGACTTTAGGCTAAATACAATTTCCTGGTTGTTTTTCTCTGCACTTTGGGGAGTTGTATATAGTAGTTCTCGCTTCAATCGGTACGGTGAAGAATTCATTGACCACAGATAA